The proteins below come from a single Elgaria multicarinata webbii isolate HBS135686 ecotype San Diego chromosome 11, rElgMul1.1.pri, whole genome shotgun sequence genomic window:
- the LOC134406183 gene encoding interferon-induced very large GTPase 1-like isoform X1: MTTQKERGTFEFCDTNSVGLKAMASSENPSNIIQKARRKLAEALLQIDPELLLEIADSHLLFTHKEFFSLNEIKDPQELIGSLIDMIQGKGKLIQELFLDCLENLRHIFPKLQPISEYLEDGLTCDPPEENLENRAANLVVATSSERGNEAENLNLSMSSEAGSETQSQNAAMMLLDPCFPSMKDHGVKNLDTSDDGNRAEKPAAAICSKKGTKQSSLQASEDLTWMQNMRETPELTPAGNILHSGKARENLKEDVLLGTSNQGSMDPVTMSSDEMIRKGRKQLIEIIQKDLELILDELISQSVITEEEYEALDKNEEDSKKKIRKLLIQLQKSGDKACAQFLECLETVCPGSNRAVQHSIHEHLFPEEKAESPGTLGEAKEEVFKGPSSQDKEDEIEEEPEQEEKHPAKERKKALKDILIKLKLRKHKSKKFALQEILEISSGSLKEWPPNTLGDLPWHFLRKVLALNVTARNTSLEQGKFNDQGARVKEEEMGIDKHIFFSRKTDINVSVNPLDVLCAVLLCSDTFLQQEILSKMSMCQFALPLLLPPLETPKCTLMLWAMRDVVKRWRPHSLSESKGFREESLVLASMPTISFVRMGTLSLSKSKLLNEFLSPSQQHNDFFVHRDMECGNLPREVADGLVEMAWYFPGGQKGSDLFPEPIAVANLRGDVESHWVQFSFLTQVSSAVFIFAEHISEKEYILLSSQKESSTQFYFILEDHGRKSNYTLDFLNKLVPVLKLNNSHVLVKAALTNKAEFVETLRCTVGRILSSHPKCVSIDKMLAVAHELTIQVDEDSEECQNALRHALHITGDIKDVAIYKKETLILQGDLWKNLAKVEKELCRMERQGETPSEKYRSELKGRLTALRKEQNECDPKIGLMNFIDSIKHLSSVEKHYFLKWMKFNLDHIARENLSKLRADYKEKCKTLGDNGQKITEVDQLISSSSLGVEHFMRELGQLYEAECSMVKEGKITKNRRQFVHFPSIAADLMLEGFPLELIDGDASNIPLQWITDVLIKLNNKLRGKSKMMVITVLGVQSTGKSTLLNSMFGLQFAVSSGRCTRGAFMTLLKVRENLYDELGCNFILVIDTEGLKAPELAKLEDSYQHDNELATLVIGLSDITIVNMAMENATEMKDILQIVTHAFLRMERIGQKPNCQFVHQNVSDVSAHDQNMRDRKHLLEQLNEMTQAAAKMEKTNRDIKFSDIMDYDPEMHNWYIPGLWHGVPPMAPVNRGYSEKVFELKRYIFEFIANRSRERPPKDIPQFIEWVKSLWNAVKHENFIFSFRNSLIAEAYNHLSMIYSEWDWGFRREMHIWVSEQETTIQNVSPAVLDQSNLKCELQQKLSAGEQKILENLKQYFESGATNLHLVERYKEDFVRSARSLKNELENYSYTKCNEAINIKKARQKIDNLQAEYLKIFEGKVDKLLEDCRNNENKLEDRELKKEFESMWSETLSEISPTPLEKRKLSSEIELYLKKELSHRGSSINLKVQEAKCLLSYKINTFQMKSEYIQSSWYNVTHLFAKKERLYKTEELAKYLLSKCSSYIYEKINCEGDYDETYCGELLQMINGKLQQTDVQKLHTTSCFEVDLKFHILGEAAGLFQKMHEDFIKANDPQVRLEKLKLQYYSTFRDLYLEKDAMQNRAKDFCDQCLQPALVDYINKRLGIEIINDILNSAQSIGYASRSFFQFTVLKELLEEKDVNSFVEYIMAYEVFVKNWIWGQMLDHYAETDNLKDLEKEILSKIVTKVWKTLENVKHKETETLSEFLESFCREMQKDLVISKDNLVGIQFKNMSDPSQFSSCVESFLPDLQKQILTDFDVLDIVSKLSKLSVKPQDEIFKRVFGCGMQCPFCKVPCEAGGSAHEEHFAAVHRPQGLGRYRWEETQTLTYSLCSSDIVSNNKFKNRDTNGEYHPFKEYRDYYPDWCIQPDPSINASDYWKFVFKEFNHDFARYYGAKPADLPEDWKIITQEQALEALKETYNMK; this comes from the exons ATGACCACGCAAAAAGAACGTGGCACCTTTGAATTTTGTGACACAAA cTCTGTGGGTTTGAAAGCCATGGCTTCTAGTGAGAACCCTTCCAACATTATACAGAAGGCCAGAAGGAAGTTAGCAGAAGCTCTTCTTCAAATCGATCCAGAGTTACTTTTGGAAATCGCAGATTCCCATTTGCTCTTCACACACAAGGAGTTCTTCTCCCTGAATGAAATCAAGGATCCACAAGAGTTAATAGGAAGCCTGATCGATATGAtccaaggaaaaggaaaactgaTCCAAGAATTATTTCTAGACTGCCTGGAAAACCTGCGGCATATTTTCCCAAAATTGCAGCCCATTTCTGAATATTTAGAAGATG GCCtcacttgtgaccctccagaggaGAACTTGGAAAACAGAGCTGCAAACTTGGTTGTTGCCACGTCCTCAGAGAGAGGAAATGAAGCTGAGAATCTGAATCTTTCTATGTCCTCTGAGGCTGGAAGTGAAACTCAGAGCCAAAATGCTGCTATGATGCTCCTAGACCCTTGTTTCCCCTCTATGAAAGATCATGGAGTTAAGAATCTTGATACCTCTGATGATGGAAACAGAGCTGAGAAACCAGCTGCTGCCATATGCTCAAAGAAAG GCACAAAGCAATCCTCCTTACAAGCCTCAGAGGATCTTACCTGGATGCAGAATATGAGAGAGACACCTGAATTAACACCAGCTGGAAACATATTGCACTCAGGGAAGGCACGAGAGAATCTGAAAGAAGATGTCCTCTTGGGAACATCCAACCAAGG ATCAATGGATCCAGTGACGATGTCGAGCGATGAAATGATACGCAAAGGGAGAAAGCAATTAATTGAAATCATTCAGAAGGACCTAGAACTAATCCTAGATGAGTTAATCTCCCAGTCTGTCATCACTGAGGAAGAATACGAAGCCttggataaaaatgaagaggattCCAAGAAGAAGATTCGGAAGTTGCTGATTCAGTTACAGAAAAGTGGGGACAAAGCCTGTGCCCAGTTCCTAGAATGTCTAGAAACTGTATGTCCAGGttcaaatagggctgtgcaacaCTCAATACATG AGCATTTGTTTCCAGAGGAGAAAGCTGAAAGCCCAGGAACATTGGGGGAAGCAAAAGAAGAGGTTTTCAAAG GTCCTTCAAGTCAGGACAAAGAAGATGAAATTGAGGAAGAACCAGAGCAAGAAGAGAAACATCCTGCCAAAG agagaaaaaaagcacTTAAGGACATTCTCATTAAGTTAAAGTTGCGGAAGCATAAAAGCAAGAAATTTGCCCTGCAAGAAATCTTGGAAATCAGCTCAGGAAGTCTAAAGGAATGGCCTCCTAATACTTTGGGAGACTTGCCTTGGCATTTTCTAAGGAAGGTCTTGGCCCTGAATGTGACGGCGAGGAACACAAGCCTTGAGCAGGGAAAGTTCAATGACCAAGGAGCGAGAGTGAAGGAAGAAGAAATGGGGATTGATAAACACATTTTCTTCAGTAGAAAGACTGATATTAACGTTTCTGTGAACCCCCTTGACGTCCTTTGTGCAGTTCTGCTTTGCTCGGACACTTTCCTCCAGCAGGAGATCCTCTCCAAAATGTCGATGTGCCAGTTTGCCCTGCCTTTGCTTCTGCCTCCCTTAGAGACTCCCAAGTGCACCCTGATGCTCTGGGCCATGAGAGATGTTGTGAAAAGATGGCGGCCCCATTCCCTGTCTGAAAGTAAAGGCTTCAGGGAAGAGAGCCTGGTGTTAGCATCCATGCCGACCATCTCCTTTGTGCGGATGGGGACCTTGAGTCTCTCCAAATCCAAACTCCTCAATGAGTTTCTCAGCCCCTCACAACAGCACAACGATTTCTTCGTTCACCGAGACATGGAGTGTGGGAACCTCCCTCGAGAAGTTGCTGATGGGCTGGTTGAgatggcctggtatttcccaggTGGGCAGAAGGGCTCAGATCTCTTCCCAGAGCCAATTGCGGTTGCCAATCTCCGTGGAGATGTTGAGTCACACTGGGTGCAATTTAGCTTTTTAACACAGGTCTCATCAGCTGTGTTTATATTTGCTGAACACATCAGTGAAAAAGAATATATCCTCTTGTCATCGCAGAAGGAATCGTCAACTCAGTTTTACTTTATCTTGGAAGATCATGGTAGAAAATCCAATTAtactttggattttttaaataaattagttCCAGTGCTTAAACTCAACAATTCACATGTATTAGTGAAAGCTGCACTGACAAATAAGGCTGAATTTGTAGAAACGTTGCGATGTACAGTTGGAAGAATACTCAGTTCTCATCCCAAGTGTGTGAGCATTGATAAGATGCTTGCTGTAGCCCATGAGCTTACAATCCAGGTGGATGAAGATAGCGAAGAGTGTCAGAATGCTCTTCGACATGCTTTACATATCACAGGAGACATAAAAGATGTAGCAATATATAAGAAAGAAACACTGATACTCCAAGGTGATCTCTGGAAAAATCTGGCAAAAGTGGAGAAAGAACTGTGCAGAATGGAGAGACAAGGGGAAACGCCTTCGGAAAAATACAGATCAGAACTGAAAGGCAGATTGACGGCCCTGCGTAAAGAACAGAATGAGTGTGATCCGAAAATTGGCTTGATGAATTTCATTGACAGCATAAAACATTTGTCATCTGTAGAGAAGCATTACTTCTTGAAATGGATGAAGTTTAACCTTGACCATATTGCTAGAGAGAATCTTTCTAAGTTACGAGCTGACTACAAAGAGAAATGCAAGACTTTGGGGGACAATGGGCAGAAAATCACAGAGGTGGACCAACTGATATCCTCCTCTTCCTTGGGAGTTGAGCATTTCATGCGAGAATTGGGGCAGCTTTATGAGGCAGAGTGTTCAATGGTTAAGGAGGGCAAAATAACAAAAAACAGAAGGCAGTTTGTCCATTTCCCAAGCATTGCAGCTGACTTAATGCTGGAAGGGTTTCCTTTAGAGTTGATTGATGGAGATGCATCCAACATCCCCCTGCAGTGGATAACTGATGTACTGATTAAACTCAATAACAAACTAAGGGGTAAGTCTAAAATGATGGTGATAACTGTGCTAGGAGTGCAGAGCACTGGGAAATCCACCCTTCTCAACAGCATGTTTGGGCTGCAGTTTGCTGTCAGCAGTGGCCGATGTACACGAGGTGCCTTCATGACACTCCTTAAGGTCAGAGAAAACTTGTATGATGAGCTTGGCTGTAATTTCATCTTGGTCATAGATACAGAAGGCTTGAAAGCACCTGAGCTGGCCAAATTGGAAGACAGCTATCAACATGACAATGAGTTGGCCACTCTAGTGATTGGACTTAGTGACATCACAATAGTGAACATGGCCATGGAGAATGCTACTGAAATGAAGGACATCCTGCAAATCGTGACCCACGCCTTCCTCAGGATGGAGAGGATCGGGCAAAAACCCAACTGCCAGTTTGTTCATCAGAACGTCAGTGATGTTTCTGCACACGACCAAAATATGAGGGATAGGAAGCACCTTTTGGAACAGCTTAATGAAATGACCCAGGCTGCAGCAAAAATGGAAAAAACCAACAGGGATATCAAGTTTTCGGACATCATGGATTACGATCCAGAAATGCACAATTGGTACATCCCAGGTCTGTGGCATGGAGTCCCTCCTATGGCTCCAGTCAACAGGGGGTACAGTGAAAAGGTCTTTGAGTTAAAGAGGTACATTTTTGAATTCATAGCAAACCGCTCACGGGAAAGGCCTCCAAAAGACATCCCTCAGTTTATAGAATGGGTGAAGAGCCTGTGGAATGCTGTGAAACATGAGAACTTCATCTTCAGCTTTCGGAACAGCCTCATAGCGGAAGCCTATAATCATCTGTCTATGATATATTCTGAATGGGACTGGGGTTTCCGCAGAGAAATGCATATCTGGGTTTCTGAGCAGGAAACTACGATACAGAATGTTTCCCCTGCTGTACTTGATCAATCCAACTTGAAATGTGAGCTTCAACAGAAACTATcagctggagaacagaagattttgGAGAATCTGAAGCAATACTTTGAAAGTGGAGCAACCAATCTGCATCTGGTAGAAAGGTACAAAGAAGATTTTGTCAGGAGTGCCAGGAGCCTCAAGAATGAACTTGAAAATTATTCTTATACCAAATGTAATGAAGCCATTAATATTAAAAAGGCTCGGCAGAAGATTGATAATCTCCAGGCTGAATACTTGAAAATATTTGAAGGAAAGGTTGACAAACTTCTTGAAGATTGTCGgaataatgaaaataaattagAAGATCGAGAGTTGAAAAAAGAGTTTGAAAGTATGTGGAGTGAAACATTGTCAGAAATATCACCCACTCCATTAGAGAAACGGAAGTTATCTTCAGAAATAGAACTATATTTGAAAAAGGAGTTGTCTCATCGAGGAAGTTCAATCAATCTAAAAGTACAAGAAGCAAAATGTTTGTTAAGCTATAAGATAAACACCTTTCAAATGAAATCTGAGTATATACAGTCATCTTGGTACAATGTGACACACTTGTTTGCCAAAAAGGAGCGTTTGTATAAAACTGAAGAACTTGCTAAATATTTGCTGTCCAAATGTAGTTCATACATTTATGAAAAGATCAATTGCGAGGGAGATTATGATGAAACCTATTGTGGTGAGCTTTTGCAGATGATCAATGGGAAACTTCAACAGACAGATGTCCAAAAACTTCATACGACATCTTGCTTTGAAGTGGACCTAAAATTTCATATTTTAGGAGAAGCAGCTGGATTATTTCAGAAGATGCATGAAGATTTCATTAAGGCAAATGATCCCCAAGTACGTttagagaaactgaagcttcagtATTACTCCACATTTAGAGATCTCTATCTGGAAAAAGATGCCATGCAAAACAGGGCTAAGGATTTCTGTGATCAGTGTCTTCAACCTGCCCTAGTGGATTATATCAACAAAAGACTTGgcatagaaataataaatgacattCTCAATAGTGCACAATCTATTGGATATGCCAGTCGGAGCTTCTTCCAGTTTACTGTCCTAAAGGAGCTGTTGGAGGAGAAGGATGTCAACAGCTTTGTGGAATACATCATGGCCTACGAAGTATTTGTCAAGAACTGGATCTGGGGCCAAATGTTGGATCACTATGCAGAAACTGACAATCTGAAGGACCTGGAGAAAGAGATTCTCTCTAAAATAGTAACGAAAGTTTGGAAAACGTTGGAAAATGTAAAGCATAAAGAAACTGAGACATTATCGGAATTTTTAGAAAGTTTTTGCCGAGAAATGCAAAAGGATTTGGTCATTTCTAAAGACAATTTAGTGGGGATACAGTTTAAGAACATGTCTGATCCTTCCCAGTTTTCTTCTTGTGTTGAGAGCTTCCTTCCTGATTTACAAAAACAGATACTAACCGATTTTGATGTTCTGGACATTGTATCCAAACTCTCCAAGTTGTCTGTGAAACCGCAGGATGAGATCTTCAAGCGCGTCTTTGGCTGTGGGATGCAGTGTCCCTTCTGCAAAGTCCCCTGTGAAGCTGGAGGGAGTGCTCATGAGGAGCATTTTGCAGCAGTGCATCGACCTCAAGGATTGGGAAGATATAGATGGGAAGAAACTCAAACACTTACGTATTCTCTCTGCTCCTCTGACATAGTTTCCAACAATAAATTCAAGAACAGGGATACAAATGGGGAATACCATCCATTCAAAGAATATCGTGACTATTATCCAGACTGGTGCATCCAACCAGATCCCAGCATCAATGCTTCTGATTATtggaagtttgtttttaaagaattcaaTCATGATTTTGCCAGATACTACGGGGCTAAACCAGCTGATTTGCCAGAGGACTGGAAAATTATAACTCAAGAACAAGCACTAGAGGCCTTAAAAGAAACCTACAATATGAAGTAA
- the LOC134406183 gene encoding up-regulator of cell proliferation-like isoform X2 gives MQNMRETPELTPAGNILHSGKARENLKEDVLLGTSNQGSMDPVTMSSDEMIRKGRKQLIEIIQKDLELILDELISQSVITEEEYEALDKNEEDSKKKIRKLLIQLQKSGDKACAQFLECLETVCPGSNRAVQHSIHEHLFPEEKAESPGTLGEAKEEVFKGPSSQDKEDEIEEEPEQEEKHPAKERKKALKDILIKLKLRKHKSKKFALQEILEISSGSLKEWPPNTLGDLPWHFLRKVLALNVTARNTSLEQGKFNDQGARVKEEEMGIDKHIFFSRKTDINVSVNPLDVLCAVLLCSDTFLQQEILSKMSMCQFALPLLLPPLETPKCTLMLWAMRDVVKRWRPHSLSESKGFREESLVLASMPTISFVRMGTLSLSKSKLLNEFLSPSQQHNDFFVHRDMECGNLPREVADGLVEMAWYFPGGQKGSDLFPEPIAVANLRGDVESHWVQFSFLTQVSSAVFIFAEHISEKEYILLSSQKESSTQFYFILEDHGRKSNYTLDFLNKLVPVLKLNNSHVLVKAALTNKAEFVETLRCTVGRILSSHPKCVSIDKMLAVAHELTIQVDEDSEECQNALRHALHITGDIKDVAIYKKETLILQGDLWKNLAKVEKELCRMERQGETPSEKYRSELKGRLTALRKEQNECDPKIGLMNFIDSIKHLSSVEKHYFLKWMKFNLDHIARENLSKLRADYKEKCKTLGDNGQKITEVDQLISSSSLGVEHFMRELGQLYEAECSMVKEGKITKNRRQFVHFPSIAADLMLEGFPLELIDGDASNIPLQWITDVLIKLNNKLRGKSKMMVITVLGVQSTGKSTLLNSMFGLQFAVSSGRCTRGAFMTLLKVRENLYDELGCNFILVIDTEGLKAPELAKLEDSYQHDNELATLVIGLSDITIVNMAMENATEMKDILQIVTHAFLRMERIGQKPNCQFVHQNVSDVSAHDQNMRDRKHLLEQLNEMTQAAAKMEKTNRDIKFSDIMDYDPEMHNWYIPGLWHGVPPMAPVNRGYSEKVFELKRYIFEFIANRSRERPPKDIPQFIEWVKSLWNAVKHENFIFSFRNSLIAEAYNHLSMIYSEWDWGFRREMHIWVSEQETTIQNVSPAVLDQSNLKCELQQKLSAGEQKILENLKQYFESGATNLHLVERYKEDFVRSARSLKNELENYSYTKCNEAINIKKARQKIDNLQAEYLKIFEGKVDKLLEDCRNNENKLEDRELKKEFESMWSETLSEISPTPLEKRKLSSEIELYLKKELSHRGSSINLKVQEAKCLLSYKINTFQMKSEYIQSSWYNVTHLFAKKERLYKTEELAKYLLSKCSSYIYEKINCEGDYDETYCGELLQMINGKLQQTDVQKLHTTSCFEVDLKFHILGEAAGLFQKMHEDFIKANDPQVRLEKLKLQYYSTFRDLYLEKDAMQNRAKDFCDQCLQPALVDYINKRLGIEIINDILNSAQSIGYASRSFFQFTVLKELLEEKDVNSFVEYIMAYEVFVKNWIWGQMLDHYAETDNLKDLEKEILSKIVTKVWKTLENVKHKETETLSEFLESFCREMQKDLVISKDNLVGIQFKNMSDPSQFSSCVESFLPDLQKQILTDFDVLDIVSKLSKLSVKPQDEIFKRVFGCGMQCPFCKVPCEAGGSAHEEHFAAVHRPQGLGRYRWEETQTLTYSLCSSDIVSNNKFKNRDTNGEYHPFKEYRDYYPDWCIQPDPSINASDYWKFVFKEFNHDFARYYGAKPADLPEDWKIITQEQALEALKETYNMK, from the exons ATGCAGAATATGAGAGAGACACCTGAATTAACACCAGCTGGAAACATATTGCACTCAGGGAAGGCACGAGAGAATCTGAAAGAAGATGTCCTCTTGGGAACATCCAACCAAGG ATCAATGGATCCAGTGACGATGTCGAGCGATGAAATGATACGCAAAGGGAGAAAGCAATTAATTGAAATCATTCAGAAGGACCTAGAACTAATCCTAGATGAGTTAATCTCCCAGTCTGTCATCACTGAGGAAGAATACGAAGCCttggataaaaatgaagaggattCCAAGAAGAAGATTCGGAAGTTGCTGATTCAGTTACAGAAAAGTGGGGACAAAGCCTGTGCCCAGTTCCTAGAATGTCTAGAAACTGTATGTCCAGGttcaaatagggctgtgcaacaCTCAATACATG AGCATTTGTTTCCAGAGGAGAAAGCTGAAAGCCCAGGAACATTGGGGGAAGCAAAAGAAGAGGTTTTCAAAG GTCCTTCAAGTCAGGACAAAGAAGATGAAATTGAGGAAGAACCAGAGCAAGAAGAGAAACATCCTGCCAAAG agagaaaaaaagcacTTAAGGACATTCTCATTAAGTTAAAGTTGCGGAAGCATAAAAGCAAGAAATTTGCCCTGCAAGAAATCTTGGAAATCAGCTCAGGAAGTCTAAAGGAATGGCCTCCTAATACTTTGGGAGACTTGCCTTGGCATTTTCTAAGGAAGGTCTTGGCCCTGAATGTGACGGCGAGGAACACAAGCCTTGAGCAGGGAAAGTTCAATGACCAAGGAGCGAGAGTGAAGGAAGAAGAAATGGGGATTGATAAACACATTTTCTTCAGTAGAAAGACTGATATTAACGTTTCTGTGAACCCCCTTGACGTCCTTTGTGCAGTTCTGCTTTGCTCGGACACTTTCCTCCAGCAGGAGATCCTCTCCAAAATGTCGATGTGCCAGTTTGCCCTGCCTTTGCTTCTGCCTCCCTTAGAGACTCCCAAGTGCACCCTGATGCTCTGGGCCATGAGAGATGTTGTGAAAAGATGGCGGCCCCATTCCCTGTCTGAAAGTAAAGGCTTCAGGGAAGAGAGCCTGGTGTTAGCATCCATGCCGACCATCTCCTTTGTGCGGATGGGGACCTTGAGTCTCTCCAAATCCAAACTCCTCAATGAGTTTCTCAGCCCCTCACAACAGCACAACGATTTCTTCGTTCACCGAGACATGGAGTGTGGGAACCTCCCTCGAGAAGTTGCTGATGGGCTGGTTGAgatggcctggtatttcccaggTGGGCAGAAGGGCTCAGATCTCTTCCCAGAGCCAATTGCGGTTGCCAATCTCCGTGGAGATGTTGAGTCACACTGGGTGCAATTTAGCTTTTTAACACAGGTCTCATCAGCTGTGTTTATATTTGCTGAACACATCAGTGAAAAAGAATATATCCTCTTGTCATCGCAGAAGGAATCGTCAACTCAGTTTTACTTTATCTTGGAAGATCATGGTAGAAAATCCAATTAtactttggattttttaaataaattagttCCAGTGCTTAAACTCAACAATTCACATGTATTAGTGAAAGCTGCACTGACAAATAAGGCTGAATTTGTAGAAACGTTGCGATGTACAGTTGGAAGAATACTCAGTTCTCATCCCAAGTGTGTGAGCATTGATAAGATGCTTGCTGTAGCCCATGAGCTTACAATCCAGGTGGATGAAGATAGCGAAGAGTGTCAGAATGCTCTTCGACATGCTTTACATATCACAGGAGACATAAAAGATGTAGCAATATATAAGAAAGAAACACTGATACTCCAAGGTGATCTCTGGAAAAATCTGGCAAAAGTGGAGAAAGAACTGTGCAGAATGGAGAGACAAGGGGAAACGCCTTCGGAAAAATACAGATCAGAACTGAAAGGCAGATTGACGGCCCTGCGTAAAGAACAGAATGAGTGTGATCCGAAAATTGGCTTGATGAATTTCATTGACAGCATAAAACATTTGTCATCTGTAGAGAAGCATTACTTCTTGAAATGGATGAAGTTTAACCTTGACCATATTGCTAGAGAGAATCTTTCTAAGTTACGAGCTGACTACAAAGAGAAATGCAAGACTTTGGGGGACAATGGGCAGAAAATCACAGAGGTGGACCAACTGATATCCTCCTCTTCCTTGGGAGTTGAGCATTTCATGCGAGAATTGGGGCAGCTTTATGAGGCAGAGTGTTCAATGGTTAAGGAGGGCAAAATAACAAAAAACAGAAGGCAGTTTGTCCATTTCCCAAGCATTGCAGCTGACTTAATGCTGGAAGGGTTTCCTTTAGAGTTGATTGATGGAGATGCATCCAACATCCCCCTGCAGTGGATAACTGATGTACTGATTAAACTCAATAACAAACTAAGGGGTAAGTCTAAAATGATGGTGATAACTGTGCTAGGAGTGCAGAGCACTGGGAAATCCACCCTTCTCAACAGCATGTTTGGGCTGCAGTTTGCTGTCAGCAGTGGCCGATGTACACGAGGTGCCTTCATGACACTCCTTAAGGTCAGAGAAAACTTGTATGATGAGCTTGGCTGTAATTTCATCTTGGTCATAGATACAGAAGGCTTGAAAGCACCTGAGCTGGCCAAATTGGAAGACAGCTATCAACATGACAATGAGTTGGCCACTCTAGTGATTGGACTTAGTGACATCACAATAGTGAACATGGCCATGGAGAATGCTACTGAAATGAAGGACATCCTGCAAATCGTGACCCACGCCTTCCTCAGGATGGAGAGGATCGGGCAAAAACCCAACTGCCAGTTTGTTCATCAGAACGTCAGTGATGTTTCTGCACACGACCAAAATATGAGGGATAGGAAGCACCTTTTGGAACAGCTTAATGAAATGACCCAGGCTGCAGCAAAAATGGAAAAAACCAACAGGGATATCAAGTTTTCGGACATCATGGATTACGATCCAGAAATGCACAATTGGTACATCCCAGGTCTGTGGCATGGAGTCCCTCCTATGGCTCCAGTCAACAGGGGGTACAGTGAAAAGGTCTTTGAGTTAAAGAGGTACATTTTTGAATTCATAGCAAACCGCTCACGGGAAAGGCCTCCAAAAGACATCCCTCAGTTTATAGAATGGGTGAAGAGCCTGTGGAATGCTGTGAAACATGAGAACTTCATCTTCAGCTTTCGGAACAGCCTCATAGCGGAAGCCTATAATCATCTGTCTATGATATATTCTGAATGGGACTGGGGTTTCCGCAGAGAAATGCATATCTGGGTTTCTGAGCAGGAAACTACGATACAGAATGTTTCCCCTGCTGTACTTGATCAATCCAACTTGAAATGTGAGCTTCAACAGAAACTATcagctggagaacagaagattttgGAGAATCTGAAGCAATACTTTGAAAGTGGAGCAACCAATCTGCATCTGGTAGAAAGGTACAAAGAAGATTTTGTCAGGAGTGCCAGGAGCCTCAAGAATGAACTTGAAAATTATTCTTATACCAAATGTAATGAAGCCATTAATATTAAAAAGGCTCGGCAGAAGATTGATAATCTCCAGGCTGAATACTTGAAAATATTTGAAGGAAAGGTTGACAAACTTCTTGAAGATTGTCGgaataatgaaaataaattagAAGATCGAGAGTTGAAAAAAGAGTTTGAAAGTATGTGGAGTGAAACATTGTCAGAAATATCACCCACTCCATTAGAGAAACGGAAGTTATCTTCAGAAATAGAACTATATTTGAAAAAGGAGTTGTCTCATCGAGGAAGTTCAATCAATCTAAAAGTACAAGAAGCAAAATGTTTGTTAAGCTATAAGATAAACACCTTTCAAATGAAATCTGAGTATATACAGTCATCTTGGTACAATGTGACACACTTGTTTGCCAAAAAGGAGCGTTTGTATAAAACTGAAGAACTTGCTAAATATTTGCTGTCCAAATGTAGTTCATACATTTATGAAAAGATCAATTGCGAGGGAGATTATGATGAAACCTATTGTGGTGAGCTTTTGCAGATGATCAATGGGAAACTTCAACAGACAGATGTCCAAAAACTTCATACGACATCTTGCTTTGAAGTGGACCTAAAATTTCATATTTTAGGAGAAGCAGCTGGATTATTTCAGAAGATGCATGAAGATTTCATTAAGGCAAATGATCCCCAAGTACGTttagagaaactgaagcttcagtATTACTCCACATTTAGAGATCTCTATCTGGAAAAAGATGCCATGCAAAACAGGGCTAAGGATTTCTGTGATCAGTGTCTTCAACCTGCCCTAGTGGATTATATCAACAAAAGACTTGgcatagaaataataaatgacattCTCAATAGTGCACAATCTATTGGATATGCCAGTCGGAGCTTCTTCCAGTTTACTGTCCTAAAGGAGCTGTTGGAGGAGAAGGATGTCAACAGCTTTGTGGAATACATCATGGCCTACGAAGTATTTGTCAAGAACTGGATCTGGGGCCAAATGTTGGATCACTATGCAGAAACTGACAATCTGAAGGACCTGGAGAAAGAGATTCTCTCTAAAATAGTAACGAAAGTTTGGAAAACGTTGGAAAATGTAAAGCATAAAGAAACTGAGACATTATCGGAATTTTTAGAAAGTTTTTGCCGAGAAATGCAAAAGGATTTGGTCATTTCTAAAGACAATTTAGTGGGGATACAGTTTAAGAACATGTCTGATCCTTCCCAGTTTTCTTCTTGTGTTGAGAGCTTCCTTCCTGATTTACAAAAACAGATACTAACCGATTTTGATGTTCTGGACATTGTATCCAAACTCTCCAAGTTGTCTGTGAAACCGCAGGATGAGATCTTCAAGCGCGTCTTTGGCTGTGGGATGCAGTGTCCCTTCTGCAAAGTCCCCTGTGAAGCTGGAGGGAGTGCTCATGAGGAGCATTTTGCAGCAGTGCATCGACCTCAAGGATTGGGAAGATATAGATGGGAAGAAACTCAAACACTTACGTATTCTCTCTGCTCCTCTGACATAGTTTCCAACAATAAATTCAAGAACAGGGATACAAATGGGGAATACCATCCATTCAAAGAATATCGTGACTATTATCCAGACTGGTGCATCCAACCAGATCCCAGCATCAATGCTTCTGATTATtggaagtttgtttttaaagaattcaaTCATGATTTTGCCAGATACTACGGGGCTAAACCAGCTGATTTGCCAGAGGACTGGAAAATTATAACTCAAGAACAAGCACTAGAGGCCTTAAAAGAAACCTACAATATGAAGTAA